CTGCAAGATCTAACTTCATCAACGCATCTACAGTTTTGTCTGTAGGTTGAACGATGTCGATCAAACGTTTGTAAGTGCGGATCTCGTATTGGTCACGCGCATCTTTGTTAACGTGTGGTGATGTTAAAACGTTAAAACGTTCAATGCGTGTAGGCATTGGAATTGGACCACAAACTTGTGCGCCAGTACGTTTTGCTGTTTCTACGATTTCTTGAGCTGATTGATCAATTAGACGGTGATCAAAAGACTTAAGACGGATACGAATTCTCTGGTTAGACATACCAGTTAACTCCAAGCCAAATATATAAAGAATCACCCTTGACGCATCTCACCCCACTAAATAAGGCAAGTGTCAAAGGCAGTGAGTTATCACTAAGGTCATGATCGATGCCACGACTGTAACGATAGTTAACTACTTTCTTCGCAGTTAACCCCCTTTCATTAAAGGGTCGCTTATTATAGCTATTGTTTATTGCATAAGCAAATCTCTTTTTACTGTTTTCTCTAACAATTCAAATTATTCCGCAAATCAAGAGCTTATTTTTTAATCACTGGTATGTTTTTTCTACAACATATTGAATCGCATTATTAAGCAATTGATTTCCTTGTATAAATTTTTCTTTTGGTGATTTTCTCAAGCTTTCGAAATCTTGCACATACTTCCCTTTAAATATCGCAATTTCATCATCATCTTCCAAAAACAACGCTAAAGATTCAGGTGTAATTTCTGGGTGAAACTGAAAGCCAAGAACATTTTGTCCAAGTTGGTACATTTGATTACGACAAGCGTCATTTTCAGCTAAGTGCACTGCACCTTTAGGAATTTCAAAAGTTTCGCTATGCCACTGCAGCACTTCTATTTCTTTTGGTAGCAAAAAGACATCATTGGGTACATTGGCAATACGGCGTACACTACTCCAACCTAATTCTTGTTCTGGATTACGACTCACTGCTGCCCCCAAAGCATTCGCAATGAGCTGTCCACCTAGACACAATCCGATGGCAGGTTTTCCTTGTGCCAAGTAACGTCTTAGCCAGCGTTTTTCGACTTTTAACCATGGGTAATTTGCTTCATCATTGACACTCATGGTGCCACCCATGATGATGAGTAAATCCACTTCTTCAACCGTTGGTAATGCTTCGATATCCAAGGGACGATCTACAGGTAATGCAAAAAACTCGGTTGCTGTGATTTTTGCATTGTGTTCCTTTAAATACTGATAGCAACTACCAAAACCTTCACCAGCAATATGCTGAAAATAATGAACTCTTAAATGCGACTTCATGCGCTACAAACCTATTGTTTTATCTCTATGATTGAAGGTTTTGCAAAAATGAAGCCAACTTTTTAGATGACGTGTTGTTTTTAAACAATTTGCAACTGAACTGGCGTGAATACCGAGATTCTCTTAAAGTAGAGCAATATTTGATTACATTTAAGAGCATTGGCGTGAAAATAAATCCTCAAACTTCTCTTATTCATGCACCACGAAAGGCCCCACAATATATTTCAACCGTACAACCTCCCCTCTATCGTGCATCGACCATTATTTTTAACAACACCGATGCCCTATTTAATCGCCATTGGACGGATGCTTATGACTATAGTTATGGCACACATGGGACACCAACGACTTTTACCCTAGGCGACAACATTGCTCAACTTGAAGGCGGAACACATCATCTGCTCTGCCCAAGTGGTTTATCAGCTATTAATTTGGTGAATTCATGCTTTTTAAGTCATGGAGATGAAGTTTGGGTCGCAGATAATATCTATGGTCCAAATATGGAGCATCTACGCAACTTAGAAACACGCTATGGCATTCACGTTAAGGTATATAACCCCATTGATGTGAACACCTTTACTCCAAGCGATAAAGCTAAGCTGCTTTGGCTCGAAGCTGCTGGCTCTGTGACGCTTGAATTTCCAGACTTAACAGGACTCGTAAAAAAAGCTCAAGCCCACAATATACTGACTGCACTCGATAATACTTGGGGTGCAGGCCTTGCATTTAATGCGTTTGATTTTGGTGATGAAC
This window of the Acinetobacter sp. NCu2D-2 genome carries:
- the rpsJ gene encoding 30S ribosomal protein S10 translates to MSNQRIRIRLKSFDHRLIDQSAQEIVETAKRTGAQVCGPIPMPTRIERFNVLTSPHVNKDARDQYEIRTYKRLIDIVQPTDKTVDALMKLDLAAGVDVQIALG
- a CDS encoding type 1 glutamine amidotransferase, giving the protein MKSHLRVHYFQHIAGEGFGSCYQYLKEHNAKITATEFFALPVDRPLDIEALPTVEEVDLLIIMGGTMSVNDEANYPWLKVEKRWLRRYLAQGKPAIGLCLGGQLIANALGAAVSRNPEQELGWSSVRRIANVPNDVFLLPKEIEVLQWHSETFEIPKGAVHLAENDACRNQMYQLGQNVLGFQFHPEITPESLALFLEDDDEIAIFKGKYVQDFESLRKSPKEKFIQGNQLLNNAIQYVVEKTYQ